From the genome of Uranotaenia lowii strain MFRU-FL chromosome 1, ASM2978415v1, whole genome shotgun sequence, one region includes:
- the LOC129746905 gene encoding larval cuticle protein A3A-like, giving the protein MAFKFVTFFALMAVAHAGLIASPAVSYGAAPALSYGAPVQQLAYAAPLAKTVVAKQVIADEYDPNPQYSFSYGISDALTGDQKSQQESRNGDAVQGSYSVVDPDGVKRTVEYTADPIHGFNAVVHREPLAAKAVIAQPAIAKTVIAQPGYASYAAPVAKTYVSQPAYASYAAPVATKTIVSQPAYASYAQQPAYASYAAPATYAYHH; this is encoded by the exons ATGGCATTCAAA ttCGTAACCTTCTTCGCCTTGATGGCCGTTGCCCACGCTGGACTCATCGCTTCCCCAGCTGTGTCCTATGGCGCTGCTCCAGCTCTGTCCTACGGTGCCCCAGTTCAGCAGCTGGCCTATGCCGCCCCACTGGCCAAGACTGTCGTGGCCAAGCAGGTTATCGCCGATGAGTATGACCCCAACCCACAGTACTCTTTCTCGTACGGAATCTCCGATGCCCTGACCGGTGATCAGAAGTCCCAGCAGGAATCCCGCAACGGAGATGCCGTCCAGGGATCTTACTCCGTTGTTGACCCAGATGGCGTCAAGCGTACTGTCGAATACACTGCTGATCCGATCCACGGATTCAACGCTGTTGTCCACCGCGAACCTCTGGCTGCCAAGGCCGTCATCGCCCAGCCAGCCATCGCCAAGACTGTGATCGCTCAGCCAGGTTATGCTTCCTATGCCGCTCCAGTTGCCAAGACCTACGTCTCGCAGCCAGCTTACGCCTCGTATGCTGCCCCAGTGGCCACCAAGACCATTGTATCTCAGCCAGCCTATGCCTCGTATGCTCAGCAGCCAGCTTATGCTAGTTATGCTGCCCCAGCTACCTACGCCTATCACCATTAA